The Melospiza melodia melodia isolate bMelMel2 unplaced genomic scaffold, bMelMel2.pri scaffold_148, whole genome shotgun sequence genome has a window encoding:
- the LOC134433181 gene encoding E3 ubiquitin-protein ligase TRIM39-like, with protein sequence MPSQTAPRHARRRARLISAAQPLRSRSQPGTPAGSGAAAAPGEAEPGRNPGGPEEKPVRNRGGTGAALRRTRGGTEARTRGADRRRNRGGTEAEPGRNRDGTEAEPGRTRSGAGGAAMAELRAEASCPLCLGLFQEPVSIHCGHNFCRACIERCWRSCRDSFACPRCREAAPERSLRPNAELAGIIRIAQRLSLRGRARDGERLCPKHGEALKLFCEEEQSPVCRECRRSPEHRLHAAVPIEEAAEEHKERFQAHAQILRDRREKMLGQKAAEERKSSELQERVAAERRRLRCRVRELQQLLEGQERLLLARLAQLERDIERRREESVGRLSERISSVGRQIQELEEKCRQPPWELLQDSRDILSRLEEQSAPEPVETSAELAEEPTGPPQENVTLKEMLKKFQVSLTLDPDTAHPRLALSEDGRCVCWDDARRSVPEHPKRFDSSRCVLAREGFTCGRHYWEVQVCQGSAWALGVAKASVARKGRVSVKPERGIWAVGQCGSQCQALTSPSVPIALPEAPEVVGVYLDYEGGRVAFFDVQREVPMFAYPAARFGGEELLPLLCLGRGCCFRLSP encoded by the exons ATGCCG AGCCAAACCGCCCCGCGCCACGCCCGGCGCCGAGCCCGGCTCATCTCGGCAGCGCAGCCGCTCCGCTCCCGCTCTCAGCCCGGGACACCGGCAGGAAGCGGAGCCGCCGCGGCCCCGGGGGAGGCGGAACCGGGGCGGAACCCAGGCGGACCCGAGGAGAAACCGGTGCGGAACCGAGGCGGAACCGGTGCGGCCCTGAGGCGGACCCGAGGCGGAACCGAGGCGCGGACCCGAGGCGCGGACCGGAGGCGGAACCGGGGCGGAACCGAGGCGGAACCAGGGCGGAACCGGGACGGAACCGAGGCGGAACCGGGACGGACCCGGTCCGGTGCCGGCGGCGCGGCCATGGCCGAGCTCCGCGCCGAAGCCTCGTGCCCGCTGTGCCTCGGGCTCTTCCAGGAGCCCGTGTCCATCCATTGCGGGCACAACTTCTGCCGGGCGTGCATCGAGCGCTGCTGGCGGAGCTGCCGGGACAGCTTCGCGTGCCCGCGCTGCCGGGAGGCGGCCCCGGAGCGCAGCCTGAGACCCAACGCGGAGCTGGCCGGCATCATCCGCATCGCGCAGCGCCTCAGCCTCCGCGGCCGGGCCCGCGACGGGGAGCGGCTCTGCCCGAAGCACGGCGAGGCGCTGAAGCTGTTCtgcgaggaggagcagagcccggtGTGCCGCGAGTGCCGCCGCTCCCCGGAGCACCGGCTGCACGCCGCCGTGCCCATCGAGGAGGCGGCGGAGGAGCACAAG GAGAGATTCCAGGCTCACGCGCAGATCCTCAGGGACCGCAGAGAGAAGATGCTGGGGCAGAAGGCGGCGGAGGAAAGGAAGAGCTCGGAGCTGCAG GAGCGGGtggcggcggagcggcggcggctccggtgCCGGGtgcgggagctgcagcagctcctggaggggCAGGAGCGGCTCCTCCTGGCCCGGCTGGCGCAGCTGGAGCGGGACATCGAGCGCAGGCGGGAGGAGAGCGTCGGCCGCCTCTCGGAGCGCATCTCCTCCGTGGGACGGCAGATCCAGGAGCTGGAGGAAAAGTGCCGGCAGccgccctgggagctgctgcag GACAGCAGAGACATCCTGAGCAG gctggaggagcagagcgCCCCAGAGCCGGTGGAGACCTcagcagagctggcagaggaACCCACAGGGCCGCCCCAGGAAAATGTCACCCTCAAGGAGATGCTGAAGAAATTCCAAG TCAGCCTGACGCTGGACCCCGACACCGCCCACCCCCGCCTGGCCCTGTCCGAGGATGGGAGATGCGTCTGCTGGGACGACGCCCGCAGATCCGTCCCCGAGCACCCCAAACGCTTCGACTCCTCCCGCTGCGTGCTGGCCCGCGAGGGGTTCACCTGCGGCCGCCACTACTGGGAGGTCCAGGTGTGCCAGGGCTCGGCCTGGGCCCTCGGCGTGGCCAAGGCCTCCGTGGCCAGGAAGGGCCGGGTCAGCGTCAAGCCCGAGCGGGGGATctgggccgtggggcagtgcggcagccagtgccaggctctgacgtcccccagtgtccccatcgcCCTCCCTGAGGCCCCCGAGGTGGTCGGGGTCTACCTGGACTATGAGGGCGGGCGCGTGGCGTTTTTCGATGTGCAGAGGGAGGTGCCGATGTTCGCGTACCCCGCGGCGAGGTTTGGGGGCgaggagctgctgcccctgctgtgcctgggcagggggtgctgcttcAGGCTCAGCCCCTGA
- the LOC134433193 gene encoding E3 ubiquitin-protein ligase TRIM7-like produces the protein MDELPGEASCPICREYFRDPVSIHCGHHFCRACIERCWEWPTGGFACPRCRDTAPRRSLRPSRELQRVLELARRLSRGEALGAREEEEEEEEEEGCRRHREPLEAFCKEDAALLCAICRESRAHRAHTVLPLPEAVREFEEQIQAGLQTLKDDRDKLLELREAEMRRNWECLERTEAERRRLLSHFQGLRLCLEELWRRLLARLRRLESDLGRAQEEAATALTQEISRLESRALELQRRRRQPARPFLQDISSTLSSLRNENFQLPPSPLPDLENKIQRFREENVPLEETLRRFRDILTFELPERMTVTLDPSTAHPRLLVAPDGSSVSWERAQPGDGAQPDPGTDPSTDPGTDPSVLGREGVTGGRRCWDVWVAPEGSWALGVARETLGNGAETPGSGAETPGGSEWELWSMGLCQGQFWALTSLERVPLFLARVPSRVRVALDYERGQVEFFNADERSLIFAFPAASFQGQSVRPWFLVWGEGARLTLCP, from the exons ATGGACGAGCTGCCGGGCGAGGCCTCCTGCCCCATCTGCCGGGAATATTTCCGCGACCCCGTGTCCATCCACTGCGGGCACCACTTCTGCCGGGCGTGCATCGAGCGCTGCTGGGAGTGGCCCACGGGCGGGTTCGCGTGCCCGCGCTGCCGGGACACGGCCCCGCGGCGGAGCCTCCGCCCGAGCCGCGAGCTGCAGCGGGTGCTGGAGCTGGCGCGGCGCCTGAGCCGCGGGGAGGCGCTGGGAgcccgggaggaggaggaggaggaggaggaggaggaaggctgccGGAGGCACCGGGAGCCGCTGGAGGCTTTCTGCAAGGAGGACGCGGCTCTGCTGTGCGCCATCTGCCGCGAGTCGCGGGCGCACCGGGCGCACACGGTGCTGCCGCTGCCGGAGGCGGTGCGGGAGTTCGAG GAACAAATCCAGGCCGGGCTGCAGACCCTGAAGGACGACAGGGACAAACTCCTGGAGCTCCGGGAGGCTGAAATGAGGAGAAACTGGGAGTGTTTG GAGCGCACCGAGGCGGAGCGGCGGCGCCTCCTGTCCCATTTCCAGGGGCTGCGCCTGTGCCTGGAGGAGCTTTGGCGGCGCCTCCTGGCGCGGCTGCGGCGCCTGGAGAGCGACCTCGGGCGAGCGCAGGAGGAGGCGGCGACGGCGCTGACCCAGGAGATCTCCCGGCTCGAGAGCCGcgccctggagctgcagcggcggcggcggcagccggCCCGACCCTTCCTGCAG GACATCAGCAGCACCTTGAGCAG CCTCAGAAATGAAAATTTCCAGCTGCCCCCGTCGCCTcttccagatttggaaaataaaattcaacGTTTCAGGGAGGAAAATGTTCCCCTGGAGGAGACACTGAGGAGATTCCGAG ACATCCTGACCTTCGAGCTGCCCGAGAGAA TGACGGTGACGCtggaccccagcactgcccacccCCGGCTCCTCGTGGCGCCCGACGGGAGCAGCGTCAGCTGGGAAAGAGCCCAACCCGGGGACGGAGCCCAACCAGACCCCGGCACCGACCCCAGCACCGACCCCGGCACCGACCCTTCCGTGCTGGGCCGTGAGGGCGTCACGGGCGGGAGGCGCTGCTGGGACGTGTGGGTGGCACCAGAGGGGTCCTGGGCGCTGGGGGTGGCCAGGGAG ACCTTAGGGAATGGGGCAGAGACCCCCGGGAGTGGGGCAGAGACCCCTGGGGGCTCCGAGTGGGAGCTCTGGTCCATGGGGCTCTGCCAGGGCCAGTTCTGGGCTCTCACCTCCCTGGAGCGCGTCCCGCTGTTCCTCGCCCGGGTgcccagcagggtgagggtggcCCTGGACTACGAGAGGGGCCAGGTGGAGTTTTTCAATGCCGACGAGAGGAGTTTGATCTTCGCCTTCCCGGCGGCCTCGTTCCAGGGGCAGAGCGTCCGCCCCTGGTTCCTGGTGTGGGGAGAGGGCGCCCGGCTCACCCTGTGCCCCTGA
- the LOC134433182 gene encoding E3 ubiquitin-protein ligase TRIM39-like, with translation MKNYKPRKFKWNDNINFLKNTRFSSEETQKRKRQHRNGPKINSGTEKRNRERRWARKNRHGMAGRGRLRGRRAALEDLLQDLKNELEKRQAKKTPEISHQETPEQGQEEKNQKQDVKSSISRCGKVTFQLPLDTAPGLEERVCHFSWRSSALKETLRKLQASVTLDPDTAHPELVLSEDGKSVWRGSSPRQLPDCPERFDHWPFVLGRQGFVSGRHCWHVDVGDGGDWAVGVARDSVPRKGRLSLGPQGGIWALEKWGAQLRALTARRVTPVAPRWLPRRVSVHLDCHGGSVAFLDAEDGALLFVFSRAAFGGERLRPWLWVVGARSRLRVWP, from the exons atgaagaattacaagccacgaaAGTTTAAGTGGAacgata ACATCAATTTCCTCAAAAACACGCGATTTTCTTCCGAGGAAACCCAAAAGaggaagcggcagcaccgaaaCGGCCCCAAAATTAATTCCGGAACCGAGAAGAGGAACCGGGAGCGACGCTGGGCCCGGAAAAACCGGCACGGGATGG CCGGGCGAGGAAGACTCCGAGGAAGGAGAGCGGCCCTGGAGGACCTG CTGCAAGATCTGAAAAATGAGCTGGAGAAGAGGCAGGCGAAAAAAACCCCGGAGATTTCCCACCAGGAAACCCCAgaacaggggcaggaggagaagAACCAGAAGCAG GATGTGAAGAGCTCCATCAGCAG GTGTGGGAAAGTGACTTTCCAGCTGCCCCTGGACACGGCTCCGGGGCTGGAAGAGCGAGTTTGTCACTTCTCGTGGAGGAGCAGCGCCCTGAAGGAAACCCTGAGGAAGCTCCAAG CCAGCGTGACCCTGGACCCCGACACGGCACACCCCGAGCTGGTTCTCTCCGAGGACGGGAAGAGCGTTTGGCGCGGCTCCTCGCCCCGCCAGCTCCCGGACTGCCCTGAGCGCTTCGACCACTGGCCCTTCGTGCTGGGCCGCCAGGGCTTCGTGTCCGGGCGCCACTGCTGGCACGTGGACGTGGGCGACGGCGGCGACTGGGCCGTGGGCGTGGCGCGGGACTCGGTGCCCAGGAAGGGGCGGCTGAGCCTGGGCCCGCAGGGCGGCATCTGGGCCCTGGAGAAGTGGGGCGCGCAGCTGCGGGCGCTGACGGCGCGCAGGGTGACCCCGGTGGCGCCGCGGTGGCTGCCGCGCAGGGTCAGCGTGCACCTGGACTGCCACGGCGGCTCCGTGGCCTTCCTGGACGCCGAGGACGGGGCGCTGCTCTTCGTCTTCTCCCGGGCGGCCTTCGGCGGGGAGCGGCTCCGGCCCTGGCTCTGGGTGGTGGGGGCCCGGTCACGGCTGCGCGTGTGGCCCTGA